One Azospirillum sp. B510 genomic window carries:
- a CDS encoding DUF485 domain-containing protein: protein MSQNAQRIVNNPKFQELVAKRSAFAWTLSIAMLVIYFGFILLVAFGRNFLGTPIGSGVTTWGIPIGVFTILSAFILTGIYVHRANGEFDELNRQILEESK from the coding sequence ATGAGTCAAAACGCGCAACGGATTGTGAACAATCCAAAATTCCAGGAACTGGTGGCGAAACGCTCCGCCTTCGCCTGGACTTTGTCGATCGCCATGCTGGTCATTTATTTCGGATTCATTCTGCTGGTGGCGTTCGGAAGGAATTTCCTGGGCACGCCGATCGGCTCCGGCGTCACCACCTGGGGCATTCCCATCGGCGTCTTCACCATCCTGTCCGCCTTCATCCTGACCGGCATCTACGTGCATCGGGCGAATGGCGAGTTCGACGAGCTGAACCGCCAGATCCTGGAGGAGTCGAAGTGA
- a CDS encoding cation acetate symporter has protein sequence MRATTRLATPVAAAVAAAGALLPTTVLADAIGGAVQKQATNWSAILMFLAFVLFTLGITYWAARRTKSAKDFYAAGGGITGFQNGLAIAGDYMSAASFLGIAGLVYASGFDGLIYSVGWLVGWPIVLFLVAERLRNLGKYTFADVASYRFQQTPIRSLSACGSLATVTFYLIAQMVGAGKLIQLLFGLDYMVAVVIVGVLMIGYVTFGGMLATTWVQIIKAVMLLSGASFMAFMILAKFGFSPEAMFKAAVEAHPKGLAIMSPGALVTDPVSAISLGMALMFGTAGLPHILMRFFTVADAKEARKSVFYATGFIGYFYILTFIIGFGAILMILAPDANNAYPFLTAAPAAGVKAVVANVIGGTNMAAIHTAHAVGGDLFYGFISAVAFATILAVVAGLTLAGASAVSHDLYASVFAKGRANEADEIRVSKITTVAIGILSIILGIAFENQNVAFMVGLAFVIAASANFPILLMSMFWGKMTTRGAVMGGALGLISAIVLLVLGPTVWKAVLGHPEAIFPYDNPGAFTIPLAFLGIWFFSITDNSAQAQKERKDFEAQYIRSQTGLGAEGASAH, from the coding sequence ATGCGCGCCACCACCCGTCTCGCCACCCCGGTCGCCGCGGCGGTGGCCGCCGCCGGCGCGCTGCTTCCCACCACCGTCCTGGCCGACGCCATCGGCGGCGCCGTGCAGAAGCAGGCGACCAACTGGTCGGCCATCCTGATGTTCCTGGCCTTCGTGCTGTTCACGCTGGGCATCACCTACTGGGCGGCCCGCCGCACCAAGTCGGCCAAGGACTTCTACGCCGCCGGCGGCGGCATCACCGGCTTCCAGAACGGCCTCGCCATCGCCGGCGACTATATGTCGGCGGCCTCATTCCTGGGCATCGCCGGCCTGGTGTACGCCTCGGGCTTCGACGGCCTGATCTATTCGGTGGGCTGGCTGGTCGGCTGGCCGATCGTGCTGTTCCTGGTGGCCGAACGGCTGCGCAACCTCGGCAAATACACCTTCGCCGACGTCGCCTCCTACCGTTTCCAGCAGACGCCGATCCGTTCGCTGTCGGCCTGCGGCTCGCTGGCGACCGTCACCTTCTACCTGATCGCCCAGATGGTGGGGGCGGGCAAGCTGATCCAGCTGCTGTTCGGCCTCGACTACATGGTCGCGGTCGTCATCGTCGGCGTGCTGATGATCGGCTACGTCACCTTCGGCGGCATGCTGGCGACGACCTGGGTGCAGATCATCAAGGCGGTGATGCTGCTGTCCGGCGCCTCCTTCATGGCCTTCATGATCCTGGCCAAGTTCGGCTTCAGCCCCGAGGCGATGTTCAAGGCCGCCGTCGAGGCCCATCCGAAGGGGCTGGCGATCATGTCGCCGGGCGCGCTCGTCACCGATCCGGTCTCCGCCATCTCGCTCGGCATGGCGCTGATGTTCGGCACCGCCGGCCTGCCGCACATCCTGATGCGCTTCTTCACCGTCGCCGACGCCAAGGAAGCCCGCAAGTCGGTCTTCTACGCCACCGGCTTCATCGGCTACTTCTACATCCTGACCTTCATCATCGGCTTCGGCGCCATCCTGATGATCCTGGCTCCCGACGCCAACAACGCCTATCCCTTCCTGACCGCGGCCCCGGCGGCCGGCGTCAAGGCGGTGGTGGCCAACGTCATCGGCGGCACCAACATGGCGGCCATCCACACCGCCCATGCGGTCGGCGGCGACCTGTTCTACGGCTTCATCTCGGCGGTCGCCTTCGCCACCATCCTGGCGGTGGTCGCCGGTCTGACGCTGGCCGGCGCCTCGGCGGTCTCCCATGACCTCTACGCCTCGGTCTTCGCCAAGGGCCGCGCCAACGAGGCCGACGAGATCCGCGTGTCGAAGATCACCACGGTGGCCATCGGCATCCTGTCGATCATCCTGGGCATCGCCTTCGAGAACCAGAACGTCGCCTTCATGGTCGGTCTGGCCTTCGTCATCGCCGCCTCGGCCAACTTCCCGATCCTGCTGATGTCGATGTTCTGGGGCAAGATGACCACCCGCGGCGCCGTCATGGGCGGTGCGCTCGGCCTGATCTCCGCCATCGTCCTGCTGGTGCTGGGTCCGACTGTCTGGAAGGCGGTGCTGGGTCATCCGGAAGCGATCTTCCCCTACGACAACCCGGGCGCCTTCACCATCCCGCTCGCCTTCCTCGGCATCTGGTTCTTCTCGATCACCGACAACAGCGCGCAGGCCCAGAAGGAGCGCAAGGACTTCGAGGCCCAGTATATCCGGTCGCAGACCGGCCTGGGCGCCGAGGGTGCGTCCGCCCACTGA
- a CDS encoding DUF294 nucleotidyltransferase-like domain-containing protein — MQHAMPTACPDFDFGQPPFDLLTDEQRAALAGAMDIALYPPHTVLLSREEPTDSLFVVLRGTVQERRGGELAAVHGRGDRFGLQALYGGAGGAGRRFVAADECACHLVPRVALEALAAENPAFGAAIIGDFAQRMRDLAAQRSNREMAALTMARIRQAYLHPPLFVDAGASLRDAAEAMKRNRASSVLVRGADGAVGILTGTDLRDLVVLEGRPVTDPVGPLARYGLLTLDRDDLLFNALVLMTRHAVRRVVVTEAGAIVGLLGQSDLLAVLSNHSQVIGVQVDHAADPADLRRASRSVVELIRTLHATGVKVAVIADLVTELNRRIFRKLFELLAPPELLANSCLIVMGSEGRGEQLLKTDQDNGLILRDGFDCPDLPRIAADFTRHLVDFGYPPCPGNIMLSNPEWTRPLAGYKDAIFGWIHRPDEAAQMNLAIFYDAAPVAGDATLLADAKEYLLGRLQDNQMFFTHFARPALSFDTPSGLFAALFERRRAEPVDIKKAGIFPIVHGVRALALEKHRAETNTVERIQVLAELGALERRMAADLVEAFTILSTIRLKARVDLPDEENGEDGGEGADLAIDNLVHPDRLGKLDRDQFKDCLALVKSFKELIAHHFRLNH; from the coding sequence GTGCAGCACGCGATGCCGACCGCCTGTCCGGATTTCGACTTCGGGCAGCCTCCCTTCGATCTGCTGACCGACGAGCAGCGGGCGGCGCTGGCCGGCGCGATGGACATCGCGCTCTACCCGCCCCATACCGTCCTGCTGTCGCGGGAGGAGCCGACCGACTCGCTGTTCGTCGTCCTGCGCGGGACGGTGCAGGAACGCCGCGGCGGCGAACTGGCGGCCGTCCATGGGCGGGGCGACCGCTTCGGTCTCCAGGCGCTGTATGGCGGGGCGGGCGGAGCCGGCCGCCGTTTCGTCGCGGCGGACGAATGCGCCTGCCATCTGGTCCCGCGCGTGGCGCTGGAGGCGCTGGCGGCGGAGAATCCGGCCTTCGGCGCCGCCATCATCGGCGATTTCGCCCAGCGCATGCGCGATCTCGCCGCCCAGCGCTCCAACCGCGAGATGGCGGCGCTGACCATGGCCCGCATCCGGCAGGCCTATCTCCATCCGCCCTTGTTCGTCGATGCCGGCGCCAGCCTGCGCGACGCGGCCGAGGCGATGAAGCGCAACCGCGCCAGCAGCGTGCTGGTGCGTGGGGCGGATGGCGCCGTCGGCATCCTGACCGGCACCGACCTGCGTGACCTCGTGGTGCTGGAGGGGCGGCCGGTGACCGATCCGGTGGGGCCGCTCGCCCGCTATGGCTTGCTGACGCTGGACCGCGACGACCTGCTGTTCAACGCGCTGGTGCTGATGACCCGCCATGCGGTGCGCCGGGTGGTGGTGACGGAGGCCGGCGCCATCGTCGGGCTGTTGGGGCAAAGCGACCTGCTGGCGGTGCTGTCCAACCATTCCCAGGTCATCGGCGTGCAGGTGGACCACGCGGCCGACCCCGCCGACCTGCGGCGGGCCAGCCGTTCGGTGGTCGAGCTGATCCGCACGCTGCACGCCACCGGGGTCAAGGTCGCCGTCATCGCCGATCTGGTGACGGAGCTGAACCGCCGCATCTTCCGCAAGCTGTTCGAACTGCTGGCCCCGCCGGAGCTGCTGGCGAACAGCTGCCTGATCGTGATGGGCAGCGAGGGACGCGGCGAACAGCTGCTGAAGACCGACCAGGACAATGGCCTGATCCTGCGCGACGGCTTCGACTGCCCCGATCTGCCGCGCATCGCCGCCGACTTCACCCGTCATCTGGTCGATTTCGGTTATCCGCCCTGTCCGGGCAACATCATGCTGTCGAACCCGGAGTGGACGCGGCCGCTCGCCGGCTACAAGGACGCGATCTTCGGCTGGATCCACCGTCCGGACGAGGCGGCGCAGATGAATCTCGCCATCTTCTACGATGCCGCTCCGGTGGCCGGCGACGCCACGCTGCTGGCGGACGCCAAGGAGTATCTGCTGGGCCGGTTGCAGGACAACCAGATGTTCTTCACCCATTTCGCCCGGCCGGCCCTGTCCTTCGACACGCCGAGCGGCCTGTTCGCCGCCCTGTTCGAACGGCGCCGGGCGGAGCCGGTGGACATCAAGAAGGCCGGCATCTTCCCCATCGTCCACGGCGTGCGGGCGCTGGCGCTGGAGAAGCACCGGGCGGAGACCAACACGGTCGAACGCATCCAGGTGCTGGCCGAGCTGGGGGCGCTGGAGCGCCGGATGGCCGCCGATCTGGTGGAGGCCTTCACCATCCTGTCGACCATCCGGCTGAAGGCGCGCGTCGACCTGCCCGATGAGGAAAACGGAGAGGATGGCGGGGAGGGGGCGGATCTGGCGATCGACAATCTCGTCCACCCCGACCGTCTGGGCAAGCTCGACCGCGACCAGTTCAAGGACTGCCTGGCGCTGGTGAAGAGCTTCAAGGAGCTGATCGCCCACCATTTCCGACTGAACCACTGA
- a CDS encoding DNA polymerase III, with amino-acid sequence MGGSDHSDGGHGADRREHVAIHCEATSFDPGTARPVAVAAIRIRGFRILTGGALLLHPGGDIGVAEAGDRLHAFIGGRPLVGYYLDFSVALAERLTGRPLPDERAEVSSLYYDRKIRSLSKQAVDLRLDSLIRDLDLPVRPGGAFGTALAAAMAWLRLTQDGR; translated from the coding sequence ATGGGCGGTTCCGATCACAGCGATGGCGGCCATGGCGCCGACCGCCGGGAGCATGTCGCGATCCATTGCGAGGCGACCAGCTTCGATCCGGGGACGGCGCGGCCGGTCGCCGTCGCCGCCATCCGCATCCGGGGCTTCCGCATCCTGACCGGCGGCGCCCTGCTGCTCCATCCCGGCGGCGACATCGGCGTGGCCGAGGCCGGCGACCGGCTGCACGCCTTCATCGGCGGCCGCCCGCTGGTCGGCTATTATCTGGATTTCTCCGTCGCCCTGGCGGAGCGCCTGACCGGGCGGCCTTTGCCCGACGAGCGGGCGGAGGTGTCAAGCCTCTATTACGACCGCAAGATCCGCAGCCTGTCCAAACAGGCGGTCGATCTGCGGCTGGACAGCCTGATCCGCGACCTCGACCTGCCGGTGCGGCCCGGCGGCGCCTTCGGCACGGCGCTGGCCGCCGCCATGGCGTGGCTGCGGCTGACCCAGGACGGGCGCTGA
- a CDS encoding carbon-nitrogen hydrolase family protein: protein MSGAPPINGGVLKAACIQVNAGTELEPNLRTAGDLVRRARDAGAAFIALPENVGWIVQGRDKTMRRVRSEAEHPGIPAFADLARETGAWILGGTLHVLLDDGRAANRSYLFDAGGRIVASYDKIHMFDVTLKDGESYRESATFRPGERAVVASSPWGGIGMTVCYDVRFAALYRALAQAGASILTVPAAFTVPTGRAHWHTLLRARAIETGCFVVAPAQTGSHDQGRQTYGHSLIVAPWGEVLADAGTEVGIITADLDLDRVAEARGMVPSLTHDRAFTVERVG from the coding sequence ATGAGCGGCGCCCCGCCCATCAATGGCGGCGTGCTGAAGGCCGCCTGCATCCAGGTCAATGCCGGGACGGAGCTTGAGCCCAACCTGCGGACGGCGGGCGACCTCGTCCGCCGCGCCCGCGACGCCGGGGCGGCCTTCATCGCCCTGCCGGAGAATGTCGGCTGGATCGTCCAGGGCCGCGACAAGACCATGCGGCGTGTCCGCAGCGAGGCGGAGCATCCCGGCATCCCCGCCTTCGCCGATCTGGCGCGGGAAACCGGGGCCTGGATCCTGGGCGGCACCCTGCATGTCCTGCTCGACGACGGGCGGGCCGCCAACCGCAGTTACCTGTTCGACGCCGGCGGGCGGATCGTCGCCTCCTACGACAAGATCCACATGTTCGACGTCACGCTGAAGGACGGCGAGAGCTACCGCGAATCGGCGACCTTCCGGCCGGGCGAGCGGGCGGTGGTGGCGTCGAGCCCGTGGGGCGGCATCGGCATGACCGTCTGCTACGATGTGCGCTTCGCCGCTCTCTACCGGGCGCTGGCCCAGGCGGGGGCGTCGATCCTGACGGTGCCGGCCGCCTTCACCGTGCCGACCGGCCGCGCCCATTGGCATACGCTGCTGCGCGCCCGCGCCATCGAGACCGGCTGTTTCGTCGTCGCCCCGGCCCAGACCGGCAGCCACGACCAGGGCCGCCAGACCTACGGCCATTCCCTGATCGTCGCCCCCTGGGGCGAGGTGCTGGCCGATGCCGGCACCGAGGTCGGCATCATCACCGCCGACCTCGACCTCGACCGCGTGGCGGAGGCCCGCGGCATGGTCCCGTCGCTGACCCACGACCGCGCCTTCACGGTGGAGCGGGTCGGGTAA
- the grxC gene encoding glutaredoxin 3 — translation MADVVIYTTPFCPYCMRAKSLLDGKGVSYEEIDLYAQPGRRGEMIERAEGRTTVPQIFIDGKPYGGSDDIHALDRAGKLDPLLGIAA, via the coding sequence ATGGCCGACGTCGTCATCTACACCACGCCCTTCTGTCCCTACTGCATGCGGGCCAAGAGCCTGCTCGACGGCAAGGGGGTGAGCTACGAGGAAATCGACCTCTACGCCCAGCCGGGACGCCGCGGCGAGATGATCGAGCGGGCGGAAGGCCGGACGACCGTTCCGCAGATCTTCATCGACGGCAAGCCCTATGGCGGCAGCGACGACATCCACGCGCTGGACCGCGCCGGCAAGCTCGACCCGCTGCTGGGCATCGCCGCATGA
- a CDS encoding ComF family protein, producing the protein MRSLPPLATSLAGLGRAAAGAAGLLLDALLPPRCLGCGEAVDRQGGLCAACWVTLTFIAPPLCARCGLPFEYEAQEGALCGACLAAPPPFARARAVLAYDDGSRPLVLGFKHGDRIHAAGSYGLWLARAGKELLADADRLLPVPLHRARLFHRRYNQAALLAQALSKHSGVPATPDLLQRRRSTPTQGGLDRRGRHRNVKGAFCLRPGQSVAGQRLVLIDDVMTTGATLAECTRVLLRAGAARVDVLTLARVVQR; encoded by the coding sequence ATGCGGTCCCTCCCTCCCCTGGCCACCTCCCTCGCCGGACTGGGCCGCGCCGCCGCCGGTGCTGCGGGGCTGCTGCTGGACGCCCTGCTGCCGCCGCGCTGCCTCGGCTGCGGCGAGGCGGTGGACCGGCAGGGCGGCCTGTGCGCCGCCTGCTGGGTCACGCTGACCTTCATCGCCCCGCCGCTGTGCGCCCGCTGCGGCCTGCCCTTCGAGTATGAGGCGCAGGAGGGGGCGCTGTGCGGCGCCTGTCTGGCCGCCCCGCCCCCCTTCGCCCGCGCCCGCGCCGTCCTGGCCTATGACGACGGCAGCCGGCCGCTGGTGCTGGGCTTCAAGCATGGCGACCGCATCCATGCCGCCGGCTCCTACGGCCTCTGGCTGGCCCGCGCCGGAAAGGAACTGCTGGCCGACGCCGACCGGCTGCTGCCGGTGCCGCTGCACCGCGCCCGCCTGTTCCACCGCCGCTACAACCAGGCGGCCCTGCTGGCCCAGGCCCTGTCGAAACACAGCGGCGTGCCGGCCACCCCCGACCTGCTGCAACGCCGGCGCTCCACCCCGACCCAGGGCGGGCTGGACCGCCGGGGACGGCACCGCAACGTCAAGGGCGCCTTTTGCCTGCGGCCGGGCCAGTCGGTGGCGGGACAGCGGCTGGTGCTGATCGACGACGTGATGACCACCGGAGCGACCCTGGCGGAATGCACGCGGGTCCTGCTGCGCGCCGGCGCGGCGAGGGTCGACGTGCTGACGCTGGCGCGCGTGGTGCAGCGCTGA
- a CDS encoding flagellar biosynthetic protein FliQ, whose protein sequence is MLHSQDSHHLHATILHRDSHAMGIDEAIAVSHEALMVILKISLPPLGLTALLSAGLMLVQTATNINESSIQQDMKFFATLLILFVTGPAIYLALRDYTGVIFERIAMLQ, encoded by the coding sequence GTGCTACACTCGCAGGACAGCCACCATCTCCACGCCACCATTCTCCATCGGGACAGCCACGCCATGGGCATCGACGAGGCCATCGCCGTCAGCCACGAGGCGCTGATGGTCATCCTGAAGATCTCGCTGCCGCCGCTGGGCCTCACCGCCCTGCTGTCGGCGGGGCTGATGCTGGTCCAGACCGCCACCAACATCAACGAATCCTCGATCCAGCAGGACATGAAGTTCTTCGCCACCCTGCTGATCCTGTTCGTCACCGGCCCGGCGATCTATCTGGCGCTGCGCGACTACACCGGCGTCATCTTCGAACGCATCGCCATGTTGCAGTGA
- a CDS encoding methyltransferase domain-containing protein produces the protein MTNPDSMTVFDRALVRRRRDRAVAEFTDHAFLFEEIADRLADRLEDVIRPFPLALDVGCHDGAMGRILNGRKGIERLVACDLSPDFARAAAGPGSGTIAAAAIAADEEFLPFAAGSFDLVVSNLSLHWVNDLPGALVQIRQALKPDGFFCASMLGGQTLAELRRCLYEAEMEVSGGVSPRVSPFAEIKDAGGLLQRAGFALPVVDSDVITVTYSDAFALMRELRGMGETNAVLARRKVPASRGLLFDAARRYAELYAEPDGRIPVTFEVLYLAGWSPHESQQQPLKPGSGQVPLGDALKGGGCGIH, from the coding sequence ATGACGAATCCCGACAGCATGACCGTCTTCGACCGTGCGCTGGTCCGCCGCCGCCGCGACCGCGCCGTCGCCGAATTCACCGACCACGCCTTCCTGTTCGAGGAGATCGCCGACCGGCTTGCCGACCGGCTGGAGGACGTGATCCGCCCCTTTCCGCTGGCGCTGGACGTCGGCTGCCATGACGGGGCGATGGGACGCATCCTGAACGGCCGCAAGGGGATCGAACGGCTGGTCGCCTGCGACCTGTCGCCGGACTTCGCCCGCGCCGCCGCCGGTCCCGGCAGCGGCACCATCGCCGCCGCCGCAATTGCAGCCGACGAGGAGTTCCTGCCCTTCGCCGCCGGCAGCTTCGACCTCGTGGTCAGCAATCTCAGCCTGCATTGGGTCAATGATCTGCCGGGCGCGCTGGTGCAGATCCGGCAGGCGCTGAAGCCCGACGGCTTCTTCTGCGCCTCCATGCTCGGCGGCCAGACGCTGGCCGAGCTGCGCCGCTGCCTCTACGAGGCGGAGATGGAGGTGTCGGGCGGCGTCTCCCCCCGCGTGTCGCCCTTCGCCGAGATCAAGGATGCCGGCGGGTTGCTGCAACGCGCCGGCTTCGCCCTGCCGGTGGTCGACAGCGACGTCATCACCGTCACCTATTCCGACGCCTTCGCCCTGATGCGTGAGTTGCGCGGCATGGGCGAGACCAACGCCGTGCTGGCGCGGCGCAAGGTGCCGGCCAGCCGCGGGCTGCTGTTCGACGCGGCCCGGCGCTATGCCGAACTCTATGCCGAGCCGGACGGGCGGATTCCGGTGACCTTCGAGGTGCTCTATCTCGCCGGCTGGTCGCCGCATGAGAGCCAGCAGCAGCCGCTGAAGCCCGGCAGCGGGCAGGTTCCGCTGGGCGACGCGCTGAAGGGCGGCGGTTGCGGCATCCACTGA
- a CDS encoding sulfite exporter TauE/SafE family protein → MDALSLLDAGLNQCAVVIDRDGGLLLALLTAGLVGGTTHCAGMCGPFVLAQVSARLERVPLAAMSEFRRLTGAAVLPYHAGRATTYALIGALSASVAGHVGALPGLRWLSVALLALAALFFLGYAARGALSWLPKPRSPGEGRLRRWWSDRVSAFARPLFGNPTGWRGYGLGVALGFIPCGMLYGAVAVAAASGSALTGAIGMMAFALGTMPSLLAVGLAGHIAGRTWRTAVARAAPAIMLVNAGVLGWMAWKLVA, encoded by the coding sequence TTGGACGCCCTGTCGCTGCTGGATGCCGGACTGAACCAGTGCGCCGTGGTCATCGACCGCGACGGCGGGCTGCTGCTGGCCCTGCTGACCGCCGGGCTGGTCGGCGGCACCACCCATTGCGCCGGCATGTGCGGCCCCTTCGTGCTGGCCCAGGTGTCGGCGCGGCTGGAGCGGGTGCCGCTGGCGGCGATGTCGGAGTTCCGCCGCCTGACCGGGGCCGCCGTGCTGCCCTACCATGCCGGCCGGGCGACGACCTATGCGCTGATCGGCGCGCTGTCGGCCTCGGTGGCCGGCCATGTCGGGGCGCTGCCGGGCCTGCGCTGGCTGTCGGTGGCTCTGCTGGCGCTGGCGGCGCTGTTCTTCCTCGGCTATGCCGCGCGCGGCGCCCTGTCCTGGCTGCCGAAACCGCGGTCGCCCGGTGAGGGCCGGCTGCGACGCTGGTGGAGCGACCGGGTATCCGCCTTCGCCCGGCCGCTGTTCGGCAACCCGACCGGCTGGCGCGGCTATGGGCTGGGGGTGGCGCTGGGCTTCATCCCCTGCGGCATGCTTTATGGCGCCGTCGCGGTGGCGGCGGCCAGCGGCAGCGCGCTCACCGGCGCCATCGGCATGATGGCCTTCGCGCTCGGCACGATGCCGAGCCTGCTGGCGGTGGGGTTGGCCGGGCATATCGCCGGCCGCACCTGGCGCACCGCCGTCGCCCGCGCCGCCCCGGCGATCATGCTGGTGAACGCCGGGGTGCTGGGCTGGATGGCGTGGAAGCTGGTCGCCTGA
- a CDS encoding replication protein RepA, with the protein MGDIHRLVIEHGRDKARALVRPEERTLVDIAADILADENQHLGITYSGFCLTSLPHKKLADDMPWEKRGHQVTLLVEPGRLKVNGRMKLFGVPYGARARMILIYLQTQAVRTGRREVELGRSMRDWLTRMGISVGGETFRGFREQSLRISACTLKFFWDGEDADVFEKGGIVKRGLIFHDDLGDDRQGTLWNDVVQLDETFFQALRDHPVPLLEEAVRQLKDRSLSLDLYVWLAYRLHSLSRPQPISWPSLYAQFGAGYDQMKHFKPRFVQALQYALAAYPDAKVEPADDGVVLHPSRPPIARLLA; encoded by the coding sequence ATGGGCGACATACACAGGCTTGTGATCGAGCATGGTCGGGACAAGGCCCGCGCCCTGGTCCGGCCCGAGGAGCGGACGCTGGTGGACATCGCCGCCGACATCCTGGCGGACGAGAACCAGCATCTCGGCATCACCTACAGCGGCTTCTGCCTGACCAGCCTGCCGCACAAGAAGCTGGCCGACGACATGCCGTGGGAGAAGCGCGGCCATCAGGTGACGCTGCTGGTCGAGCCGGGCCGGCTGAAGGTGAATGGCCGGATGAAGCTGTTCGGCGTGCCCTATGGCGCGCGGGCGCGGATGATCCTGATCTATCTGCAGACCCAGGCGGTGCGCACCGGCCGGCGCGAGGTCGAGCTCGGCCGCTCCATGCGCGACTGGCTGACCCGCATGGGCATCAGCGTCGGCGGCGAGACCTTCCGCGGCTTCCGCGAGCAGTCGCTGCGCATCTCCGCCTGCACCCTGAAATTCTTCTGGGACGGCGAGGATGCCGACGTCTTCGAGAAGGGCGGCATCGTCAAGCGCGGCCTGATCTTCCACGATGATCTCGGCGACGACCGCCAGGGCACGCTGTGGAACGACGTGGTCCAGCTGGACGAGACCTTCTTCCAGGCCCTGCGCGACCACCCGGTCCCGTTGCTGGAGGAGGCGGTGCGGCAGTTGAAGGACCGCTCGCTCAGCCTCGACCTCTATGTCTGGCTCGCCTACCGGCTGCATTCGCTGAGCCGGCCGCAGCCGATCTCCTGGCCGTCGCTCTATGCCCAGTTCGGTGCCGGTTACGACCAGATGAAGCATTTCAAGCCGCGCTTCGTGCAGGCGCTGCAATATGCGCTGGCCGCCTACCCGGACGCCAAGGTCGAACCGGCAGACGACGGCGTCGTGCTCCACCCCAGCCGCCCGCCCATCGCCCGCCTGCTGGCCTGA
- a CDS encoding universal stress protein, producing the protein MAIKDFLVVVDDTPASAARLDLAARLAARCDAHLTALYAFTDIVLPGYIEAEIPQELRDSRRQSRKEQTERMTAAFDDTIRRHGLTDRSEWLVQEGDPTISAAVRGRYADLIMVGQPDPDRDRDQPVAQPADLLFECGRPLLVVPYAGRFASIGERILIGWNGSREAARAVGDAMPLLAAAKRVVVMAANPKPGPNGLGDEPCADIARHLSRHGCRVEATHVATDVVEPGDTLLNMAADESCDLLVMGAYGRSRFRELVLGGMTRFILRHMTVPVLMSH; encoded by the coding sequence ATGGCTATCAAGGATTTCCTGGTCGTCGTCGACGATACGCCCGCGTCCGCAGCGCGTCTCGACCTCGCGGCACGGCTCGCAGCCCGGTGCGATGCGCACCTGACCGCGCTCTATGCCTTCACCGACATCGTGCTTCCCGGCTACATCGAGGCGGAAATCCCACAGGAGCTGCGCGACAGCCGCCGCCAGTCCCGCAAGGAACAGACGGAGCGGATGACGGCGGCCTTCGACGACACGATCCGCCGCCACGGCCTGACCGACCGCTCCGAATGGCTGGTGCAGGAAGGTGACCCGACCATCAGCGCGGCGGTGCGCGGCCGCTATGCCGACCTGATCATGGTCGGGCAACCCGACCCCGACCGTGACCGCGACCAGCCCGTCGCCCAGCCGGCCGACCTTCTGTTCGAATGCGGCCGGCCGCTGCTGGTCGTGCCCTATGCCGGCCGCTTCGCCAGCATCGGCGAGCGGATCCTGATCGGCTGGAACGGCAGCCGCGAGGCGGCGCGGGCCGTCGGCGACGCCATGCCCCTGCTGGCCGCCGCCAAGCGGGTCGTGGTGATGGCCGCCAATCCGAAACCCGGCCCGAACGGTCTGGGCGACGAACCCTGCGCCGACATCGCCCGCCACCTGTCCCGCCACGGCTGCCGCGTCGAAGCCACCCATGTCGCCACCGACGTGGTCGAGCCGGGCGACACCCTGCTGAACATGGCCGCCGACGAGAGCTGTGACCTGCTGGTGATGGGCGCCTATGGCCGCTCGCGCTTTCGCGAACTGGTTCTCGGCGGCATGACCCGCTTCATCCTGCGGCACATGACGGTCCCGGTGCTGATGAGCCATTGA